GCACGCGGCCAAAGGTGCGTCGGTTCCGCGTCCGGACGCGGTGCGGACCTCCGACGTGTCGCGAACGGGTGGCTTTTCAGCCTCCGCACCACAGTCTCGACCGTGAACGACGACGAGGGCGCACTCGATGCCGACCCCCACAGTCACGGAGTCGACGGCGTCGGAAGCGGCGGAGATGTCGCCCGCCCGCCCGCCCGAGGGCACGACGGCCCGAGGCTCGTCGCGGGGCTCTACGCGGCTCTGGTTTGCGTCGCCACGGCCGCCGGGTTCCTGACGGGGGCGTTCGTCGACGGCCTCGACGCTCCGCGCTTTCTCTTCGTGATTCCGTTTCCCGCCTCACCGCTCGGATTCGCCGCCTACGGCGGCCTGACCATCGCACTGGTCCTCGGCGTGCCGCTGGCGCTGGTGATCTACGTGTCACAGCGGATCGACGATGAGGCGTCGTAACCGAGCGAAATCCACCATAGTCGATCGAATGTGTTGTAGCCGGCCGAACAGGGCCGACACCAGCGACCCTTTTTATCCCATGCGGCTCTACTACCGCTGAAGATGGACGTAGACGAACACGCCGAGGAGCTCGCCTCCGCCCTCGGAGTAGACAAAGCGGAGGTCAAATCCGACTTGGAGAACCTGCTGTCGTACAGCGTGCCGATCGACGAGGCAAAACAGAGCGTCCGCCGCAAACACGGCGGCGACGGCGGCGGCGGTGACGCGACGCCGACGACGAAAGATATCGGTGACATCACGCCCGAGGACGGCAACGTCACCGTCACCGTTCGCGTGCTCTCGGTGGGCCGCCGGTCGATCCGCTACCAGGGCGACGAACAAGTGATCCGCGAGGGCGAGTTCGCCGACGCGACTGGCAAAATCTCCTACACCGCGTGGGAGGACTTCGGCTTCGAGCCCGGCGACTCGATCACCGTCGGCAACGCGGGCGTTCGCGAGTGGGACGGTCGCCCCGAACTGAACATCGGCCAGTCCTCGACGGTCGCCGTCGAGACGACGCCAGTCGAGGTCCCGTACGAGGTCGGCGGCGACACCGAGCTCGTCGACCTCCGCTCGGGGGACCGCGGCCGGAACGTCGAGGTGCGCGTCCTCGAATCCGAAGAGCGCGTCATCGACGGTCGCAACGGCGAGACGACGATCCGATCGGGCGTCGTCGCCGACGAGTCCGGGCGGCTTCCGTTCACCGACTGGAAGGCCCGCTCGGAGCTCCGTGAGGGCCACGACTTCCGCTTCGAGGACGTGTACGTCCGCGAGTTCCGCGGCGTCCCGCAGGTGAACCTCTCGGAGTTCACGACGGTCACGCCGCTGGCCCGCGAGGTCGAGGTCGACGACGAGGCCCCTCGGATGAAGCTCGTCGAGGCGGTCGCCTCCGGCGGCCTCTTCGACGTCGAACTCGTCGGTAACGTCCTCGAAGTCCGCGACGGCTCGGGGCTCATCGAGCGCTGCCCGGAGTGCGGGCGCGTGCTCCAGAACGGACAGTGCCGCAGTCACGGCGAGGTCGAGGGCGAGGACGATATGCGCGTGAAGGCGATCGTCGACGACGGCACCGGAACCGTGA
This DNA window, taken from Halobellus sp. LT62, encodes the following:
- a CDS encoding Single-stranded DNA binding protein — protein: MDVDEHAEELASALGVDKAEVKSDLENLLSYSVPIDEAKQSVRRKHGGDGGGGDATPTTKDIGDITPEDGNVTVTVRVLSVGRRSIRYQGDEQVIREGEFADATGKISYTAWEDFGFEPGDSITVGNAGVREWDGRPELNIGQSSTVAVETTPVEVPYEVGGDTELVDLRSGDRGRNVEVRVLESEERVIDGRNGETTIRSGVVADESGRLPFTDWKARSELREGHDFRFEDVYVREFRGVPQVNLSEFTTVTPLAREVEVDDEAPRMKLVEAVASGGLFDVELVGNVLEVRDGSGLIERCPECGRVLQNGQCRSHGEVEGEDDMRVKAIVDDGTGTVTAVLDRELTEELYGGTMEEAMTAAREAMDKEVVADTIRERVVGREYRVRGNLSVDDYGANLEAGEFERAEDDPGARASALLTEVRS